Proteins encoded by one window of Cyanobium sp. NS01:
- a CDS encoding glutamate synthase-related protein, producing MTAPKVAARTPIAVSLEEGKEYVYCACGRSSDQPFCDGSHQGSGFSPVAFEANKSGKVQLCRCKQTSTPPYCDGTHARVPADRVGTDFALDDDRGEGDRDDEEPEDGGSTSGGMPQPRATQEEPSLELIHQLAEHGLERLGAQGPVVSMGVPRSQLPLWDDIQILTAQLARRPLAEAAPVGTELVIGPSARRPLRLEIPLLVSDMSFGALSQEAKRALAMGAERAGTGICSGEGGMLPQEQAANHRYLYELAPAMFGHREDLLSQVQAFHFKAGQAAKTGTGGHLPGAKVTERIAEVRGIPAGESSCSPARFEDLCTPADFRRFGDRVRELSGGIPVGFKLSAQHIEQDLDFALEAGADYLILDGRGGGTGASPQLLRDHIAVPTIAALARAL from the coding sequence ATGACAGCACCAAAGGTTGCCGCCCGTACGCCCATCGCCGTGAGCCTCGAGGAGGGCAAGGAGTACGTCTACTGCGCCTGCGGCCGCTCCTCGGATCAGCCGTTCTGTGACGGATCCCACCAGGGCAGCGGCTTCAGCCCCGTGGCCTTCGAGGCCAACAAGAGTGGCAAGGTGCAGCTCTGCCGCTGCAAACAAACTTCCACACCTCCCTACTGCGATGGCACCCATGCCCGGGTTCCGGCCGACCGAGTGGGCACCGACTTTGCCCTTGACGACGACCGTGGTGAGGGAGACAGGGATGACGAGGAGCCGGAGGATGGCGGTTCAACCAGCGGCGGGATGCCCCAGCCCCGGGCCACGCAGGAAGAGCCCAGCCTTGAGCTGATCCACCAGCTGGCCGAGCACGGCCTCGAGCGGCTGGGGGCCCAGGGGCCGGTGGTGTCGATGGGGGTGCCCCGCTCCCAGCTGCCCCTCTGGGACGACATCCAGATCCTCACGGCCCAGCTGGCGCGGCGTCCCCTGGCCGAAGCCGCCCCGGTGGGCACCGAGCTGGTGATCGGCCCGAGCGCCCGGCGCCCGTTGCGGCTGGAGATTCCTCTGCTGGTGTCCGACATGAGCTTCGGTGCCCTCTCCCAGGAGGCCAAGCGTGCTCTGGCCATGGGCGCGGAGCGTGCCGGCACGGGCATCTGCTCCGGCGAAGGCGGAATGCTGCCGCAAGAACAGGCCGCCAACCACCGCTACCTCTACGAGCTCGCGCCGGCCATGTTCGGCCATCGCGAGGATCTTCTCTCCCAGGTGCAGGCCTTTCACTTCAAGGCCGGCCAGGCGGCCAAGACCGGCACGGGCGGTCATCTGCCCGGCGCCAAGGTCACCGAGCGCATCGCCGAGGTGCGTGGCATCCCCGCAGGTGAATCCTCCTGTTCTCCGGCGCGCTTCGAGGACCTGTGCACCCCGGCTGATTTTCGCCGTTTCGGCGATCGGGTGCGGGAGCTCAGCGGCGGGATCCCTGTGGGCTTCAAGCTCAGCGCCCAGCACATTGAACAGGATCTCGATTTTGCCCTCGAGGCCGGGGCCGACTATCTGATTCTCGA
- a CDS encoding fructokinase, with the protein MTFAKTSSHAAYADRYTSTFDLFRALRDDSTPDTPAALTEALLPEVKESFWLLVSSSAVIDRDDIQALRMIVERAVPSGVSVALTVGWQPQRWSLPPQSPPTGEVLDRVWPLVLAAQLIRCTGEEAETFFGTRDPVRMHDKLPQKPAVLISDAAGGLHWCIGGRHGSLDGSMLQDHELFLAQLLDNLSTHPQLLGNAGPSTDAIAHPDGLAEQLRTAAAASASPHQMTN; encoded by the coding sequence ATGACTTTCGCCAAGACGTCTTCTCACGCCGCCTACGCGGATCGATACACTTCCACGTTTGATCTCTTCCGGGCTCTGCGTGACGACTCAACCCCCGACACTCCTGCGGCCCTCACCGAGGCCCTGCTGCCTGAGGTCAAGGAGTCCTTCTGGTTGCTGGTTTCCAGCAGTGCCGTGATTGATCGCGACGACATCCAAGCCCTGCGCATGATCGTGGAGCGGGCTGTACCCAGTGGCGTCTCGGTGGCTCTCACGGTGGGCTGGCAGCCACAACGTTGGAGCCTGCCGCCCCAGTCCCCACCCACCGGCGAGGTCTTGGACCGTGTCTGGCCGTTGGTATTGGCCGCTCAGCTCATCCGTTGCACCGGAGAGGAGGCTGAAACCTTCTTTGGAACGCGGGATCCGGTGCGGATGCACGACAAGCTACCCCAGAAACCCGCGGTGCTGATCAGCGATGCAGCCGGAGGTCTCCACTGGTGCATCGGCGGCCGTCACGGCAGCCTGGATGGCTCAATGCTGCAGGACCACGAGCTGTTCTTGGCCCAGCTACTCGACAACCTCTCGACCCATCCCCAGCTGCTGGGCAATGCCGGCCCGAGCACAGACGCCATCGCTCACCCAGACGGCCTGGCCGAACAGCTACGCACAGCCGCTGCGGCTTCCGCCAGCCCACATCAGATGACGAACTGA
- a CDS encoding Nif11-like leader peptide family natural product precursor, which produces MSVASLKAFCASIAADDDLRSQVHAAAGVDDIVTIAAAHGHAVDKTVLLREHARAITAAPDHALAGINSWADALIHCFGAEAAETET; this is translated from the coding sequence ATGTCCGTAGCCTCGCTCAAGGCCTTCTGCGCCAGCATCGCCGCCGATGACGATCTGCGCAGCCAGGTGCATGCCGCCGCCGGCGTGGATGACATCGTGACGATCGCTGCGGCCCACGGCCATGCCGTGGACAAGACGGTGCTGCTGCGGGAGCACGCCCGCGCCATCACGGCAGCGCCGGATCATGCCCTGGCTGGGATCAACAGCTGGGCCGATGCCCTGATCCATTGCTTCGGCGCCGAGGCGGCTGAAACCGAGACGTGA
- a CDS encoding methylated-DNA--[protein]-cysteine S-methyltransferase, translated as MDSHTVRFLLRPCWLGWILLAATPRGVLAIALGDGPELLAQDLLQHHPGAEAVTDDPLLEAWLAGVLATTEALAAEAVPPLPPLDLRGTPFRRRVWQELGLIPTGSTVSYAELARRLGAPQAVRAVAQACGANPIALAIPCHRVIGSDGSLRGYRWGLARKRALLACEAGRNDPEQPGGTTHLSKAAWPADRAEATVADQAMSQVSAMVRFGHQSNEPARSPAQDT; from the coding sequence ATGGACTCCCATACTGTTCGCTTTCTCCTGCGGCCCTGCTGGCTGGGCTGGATCCTGCTGGCTGCCACGCCGCGGGGCGTTCTGGCCATCGCCCTGGGCGATGGCCCCGAGCTGCTCGCCCAGGACCTGCTGCAGCACCATCCCGGAGCCGAAGCGGTCACCGACGATCCCCTGCTTGAAGCCTGGCTGGCCGGGGTGCTTGCCACCACCGAGGCCCTGGCAGCAGAGGCCGTCCCACCGCTCCCGCCACTCGATCTGCGCGGCACGCCTTTCCGCCGGCGCGTCTGGCAGGAGCTGGGCCTGATCCCCACCGGCAGCACCGTGAGCTACGCCGAGCTCGCCCGCCGGCTGGGCGCCCCCCAGGCGGTGCGGGCCGTGGCCCAGGCCTGCGGCGCCAACCCGATCGCCCTGGCCATCCCCTGCCACCGCGTGATCGGCAGTGACGGCTCCCTGCGCGGCTACCGCTGGGGCCTCGCCCGTAAACGGGCGCTGCTGGCGTGCGAAGCCGGACGAAACGACCCGGAACAACCTGGTGGCACGACACACCTGAGCAAAGCAGCCTGGCCTGCTGATCGGGCCGAGGCCACAGTCGCGGATCAGGCGATGTCCCAGGTCTCGGCCATGGTCAGGTTCGGGCACCAATCCAATGAGCCAGCCAGGAGCCCAGCCCAAGACACGTAA
- a CDS encoding phage holin family protein, translated as MTEEQFGERERRNGGARVAMGRIGSLMTSVMDLHVRIALQEADSEKRRLITGALLLSGGLTLMLLSLIGAELALLLWLHEGLRLSWIRSALAMAGLNVVLAGVFLRIGGGLLKGPYLPQTTAGLTKTTRALLGR; from the coding sequence ATGACGGAGGAACAGTTCGGCGAGCGCGAGCGGCGCAACGGCGGAGCCCGCGTGGCCATGGGCCGCATCGGCTCGCTGATGACCTCGGTGATGGACCTGCACGTGCGCATCGCGCTGCAGGAGGCCGACAGCGAGAAGCGGCGCCTGATCACCGGGGCCCTGCTGCTCAGCGGCGGGCTCACCTTGATGCTGCTGTCGCTGATCGGGGCGGAGCTGGCGCTGCTGCTGTGGCTGCACGAAGGGCTGCGGCTCAGCTGGATCCGCAGCGCCCTGGCCATGGCGGGCCTGAATGTGGTGCTGGCGGGGGTGTTCCTGCGCATCGGCGGTGGCCTGCTCAAGGGCCCCTACCTGCCCCAGACCACCGCCGGCCTCACCAAGACCACCCGGGCCCTGCTGGGCCGCTAG
- a CDS encoding class I SAM-dependent RNA methyltransferase: protein MGITEPGGDSIEGIAVVPPGLEAPAAEELIALGCRAVAPLRRAVRFRSDLAGYYRLHLQARLPFRLLRQLASFPCHGRDDLYDGVQRAVDWATWLPPSASFRVDVSGTAPGLNHSHYSALQVKNALVDLQRQQWGQRSSIDLEAPDLSLHLHLGGGLASLSVDGSGSSLHRRGYRAAVGLAPLKENLAAGLIALTGWDGRRPLADPLCGSGTLLIEAVRMALGRAPGLGPEGARSFALERWPDAQSALWQQEVRAASALARSCLADQQPLAPVLGLEQDPAVLAQAQDNAEAAGVAPWIRLSGGDCRDFIPPEQPGVLVCNPPYGERLGHSDALEGLYGDLGRMLKERCSGWDLWLLSGNPELTGALKMKASRRIPISNGGIDCRWLHYAIR, encoded by the coding sequence GTGGGCATCACCGAACCAGGGGGCGACAGCATCGAGGGCATCGCGGTGGTGCCCCCCGGCCTGGAGGCCCCGGCCGCAGAGGAGCTGATCGCCCTCGGCTGCCGGGCCGTGGCGCCCCTGCGGCGGGCCGTGCGCTTCCGCAGTGACCTGGCCGGCTACTACCGCCTGCACCTGCAGGCCCGGCTGCCCTTCCGGCTGCTGCGCCAGCTGGCCAGCTTTCCCTGCCACGGCCGCGACGACCTCTACGACGGAGTGCAGCGCGCCGTGGACTGGGCCACCTGGCTGCCCCCCAGCGCCAGCTTCCGCGTGGACGTGAGCGGCACCGCCCCGGGCCTGAACCACAGCCACTACAGCGCCCTGCAGGTGAAGAACGCCCTGGTGGACCTGCAGCGCCAGCAGTGGGGCCAGCGCTCCTCGATCGACCTCGAGGCCCCGGACCTCAGCCTGCACCTGCACCTCGGCGGCGGCCTGGCCAGCCTCAGCGTGGATGGCAGCGGCAGCAGCCTGCACCGCCGCGGTTACCGCGCCGCCGTGGGCCTGGCGCCCCTGAAGGAAAACCTGGCCGCCGGCCTGATCGCCCTCACCGGCTGGGATGGCCGCCGTCCCCTGGCCGATCCGCTCTGTGGCAGCGGCACCCTCCTGATCGAAGCGGTGCGGATGGCCCTGGGCCGGGCGCCGGGCCTCGGCCCCGAGGGTGCCCGCTCCTTCGCTCTGGAGCGCTGGCCCGATGCCCAGAGCGCCCTGTGGCAACAGGAGGTGCGGGCCGCCAGCGCCCTGGCCCGCTCCTGCCTGGCGGATCAGCAGCCCCTGGCCCCGGTGCTCGGCCTGGAGCAGGATCCCGCCGTGCTGGCCCAGGCCCAAGACAATGCCGAGGCCGCGGGGGTGGCGCCCTGGATCCGCCTCAGCGGCGGCGACTGCCGCGACTTCATCCCCCCCGAGCAGCCCGGCGTGCTGGTGTGCAACCCCCCCTACGGCGAGCGCCTCGGCCACAGCGATGCATTGGAAGGCCTTTACGGCGATCTCGGCCGCATGCTCAAGGAGCGCTGCAGCGGCTGGGATCTGTGGCTGCTGAGCGGCAATCCCGAACTCACCGGCGCCCTGAAGATGAAGGCGAGTCGCCGCATCCCGATCAGCAATGGCGGCATCGACTGCCGCTGGCTGCACTACGCGATCCGCTAG
- a CDS encoding patatin-like phospholipase family protein, which yields MQQWVLGGCKLLRTRQDWAHQPSSHDSLPEGQCRILELSDHGSIGMKRVGLALGSGGARGWAHIGVLKALQEEGIEINMISGSSIGALVGAFHCAGELNDLEDLIRDLDWKDVLAYFDMVLPTSGLLDGNKIYELLSEHLHEMRIENSEVPFCCVATDLLKSEEVHLRSGSMVDAVRASISVPGIFLNCPDHGADVEPNGDPSGVYDPEQALVGPAPSSTSEASKRRMKSSQGSAERWFPDGDPSPNIFDVIGLSLNVLEQQVTHSRLNEHAPDLLIQPALAEFAIFDFHKADAIIGKGYTAMKRQLPALKELL from the coding sequence GTGCAGCAGTGGGTGCTTGGTGGCTGCAAACTGTTGAGAACGAGGCAGGATTGGGCTCACCAACCAAGCAGCCATGACAGCCTGCCAGAGGGCCAGTGCCGCATCCTTGAACTCTCTGATCATGGTTCTATCGGCATGAAGAGGGTTGGCCTTGCACTCGGCAGTGGTGGAGCCAGAGGGTGGGCCCATATCGGTGTGCTCAAGGCACTTCAGGAGGAGGGGATCGAGATCAACATGATCTCCGGCTCCAGCATCGGCGCTCTCGTTGGAGCCTTCCACTGCGCCGGAGAACTCAATGACCTCGAAGATTTGATTCGGGATCTGGACTGGAAAGACGTGCTCGCCTACTTCGACATGGTGCTTCCCACCAGTGGGCTCCTGGATGGCAACAAGATCTACGAATTGCTCTCGGAACACCTGCACGAGATGCGGATTGAAAACTCCGAAGTTCCCTTCTGCTGCGTGGCTACCGATCTGCTCAAGAGTGAAGAAGTTCACCTCCGCTCAGGATCCATGGTGGACGCGGTGCGTGCCAGTATTTCAGTGCCTGGCATCTTCCTCAACTGTCCGGACCACGGCGCAGACGTGGAGCCCAATGGCGATCCATCGGGGGTGTATGACCCTGAGCAGGCACTGGTTGGCCCTGCACCCAGCTCCACCAGTGAGGCGTCAAAACGCCGCATGAAGTCGTCGCAGGGCAGTGCGGAGCGCTGGTTTCCCGATGGCGACCCCAGTCCGAACATTTTCGATGTGATCGGTCTGTCGCTGAATGTGCTGGAGCAGCAGGTCACCCACAGCAGATTGAATGAGCACGCCCCCGACCTGTTGATTCAGCCGGCTCTGGCTGAGTTCGCCATCTTCGATTTCCACAAGGCCGATGCGATCATCGGCAAGGGCTACACGGCGATGAAGCGGCAACTGCCTGCACTCAAGGAGCTGCTTTGA
- a CDS encoding mechanosensitive ion channel family protein, protein MQQVLENIRQWLSLAQEVGVELGLNLLAALAIFVIGRWLAKLISRIVKRSLTRNPRIDSILVGFLTTFTYYALLAFVVIAALNRLGIQTTSIIAVVGAAGLAIGLALQGSLSNFAAGVLMVFFRPFQIGDFIEGAGTMGTVKELTLFTTTLQSPDNKIVIIPNSKLNSDNITNFNALGRRRLDFVFGVSYQADIDIVKALLADEVKTYGRFLVDPEPVIGVLELADSSVNFAVRPWVNVDDYWPAFFGFQEQVKKRLDSEGIAIPFPQRDVHLIGTN, encoded by the coding sequence ATGCAACAGGTCTTGGAAAACATTCGACAGTGGCTCTCGCTTGCTCAAGAGGTTGGTGTGGAGTTGGGGCTGAATCTTCTCGCTGCCCTCGCCATTTTTGTGATTGGCCGCTGGCTGGCCAAATTGATCTCCAGAATTGTCAAGCGAAGCTTGACCCGCAATCCCAGGATCGATTCGATCCTGGTGGGTTTCCTGACAACATTCACCTATTATGCTTTGCTTGCCTTTGTTGTCATCGCTGCCCTGAACCGGCTGGGCATTCAGACGACATCCATCATTGCCGTTGTTGGCGCCGCGGGTCTGGCGATCGGCTTGGCGCTGCAGGGGTCATTGTCGAACTTTGCTGCAGGGGTGTTGATGGTTTTCTTCCGCCCCTTCCAGATCGGTGACTTTATCGAGGGAGCAGGCACGATGGGCACCGTCAAGGAGCTGACGCTCTTCACCACGACCCTGCAGAGCCCAGATAATAAAATTGTGATTATCCCCAACAGCAAGCTGAACAGTGACAACATCACCAATTTCAACGCCCTTGGCCGTAGGCGCCTCGACTTCGTATTTGGGGTCAGTTACCAGGCCGATATTGACATCGTGAAGGCCCTCCTTGCCGACGAAGTAAAGACCTATGGCCGTTTTCTTGTTGACCCCGAACCTGTGATTGGTGTTCTTGAGCTTGCAGACAGCAGTGTCAACTTTGCTGTGCGTCCATGGGTCAATGTGGATGACTACTGGCCGGCCTTCTTCGGCTTCCAGGAACAAGTCAAGAAGCGGCTGGATTCAGAGGGTATCGCCATCCCGTTCCCCCAGCGCGATGTTCACTTGATCGGCACCAACTGA